One region of Mugil cephalus isolate CIBA_MC_2020 chromosome 17, CIBA_Mcephalus_1.1, whole genome shotgun sequence genomic DNA includes:
- the LOC125023643 gene encoding uncharacterized protein C14orf132: MDLSFMAAQIPVMTGAFMDSSPNDDYSGEHSLFNSSASVHAAASAASVQGQQDEQQSMSSDAIWLWIAIVATIGNIVVVGVVYACTF; the protein is encoded by the coding sequence ATCCCAGTTATGACAGGAGCCTTCATGGACTCCTCACCTAATGACGACTACAGCGGCGAGCATTCGCTCTTCAACTCCTCGGCTAGCGTCCACGCGGCCGCCTCAGCTGCCTCGGTACAAGGCCAGCAAGACGAGCAGCAGTCCATGTCCAGCGATGCCATTTGGCTCTGGATCGCTATCGTCGCCACTATTGGAAACATTGTGGTGGTGGGCGTTGTCTACGCCTGCACTTTCTGA
- the LOC125023233 gene encoding B2 bradykinin receptor-like has translation MTLQSTSIPVYATTLPYGDQNDTNVTDCPDLDIWHWLNDNQPVYILVLTVLGILLNVIVLLVFCLHKKACTVAEIYLSNLAAADLVLVSCLPFWAVNISNNFNWPFGQFMCKVVNVGIKMNVYCSIYFLVLVSIDRYIALVHTMSYGRMRRPKYAKLGSLLTWGFGLLLSVPALVFREVRHFPQYGMVCFLAYPSHTVELLCDGMLIVFSFIIPISIITFCTYKIIQALHVQAIERINAEKTEQKATTLVLAVLLAFLICWVPFHMVTILDVLLRAEVLGGCHLSGAIDICNQIFTYLAFFNSVLNPILYVIVGKNFRKKVWEVLHQWSNKSKSTESVRSNLSSTLKTLV, from the exons ATGACTCTTCAATCTACGAG CATCCCAGTCTACGCCACCACACTACCGTATGGAGACCAAAACGACACCAATGTCACTGATTGTCCAGACTTAGACATCTGGCACTGGCTCAATGACAATCAGCCGGTGTATATTCTGGTCCTCACTGTGCTGGGAATCTTATTAAACGTGATCGTCCTGTTGGTTTTCTGCCTCCACAAGAAGGCCTGCACTGTGGCTGAGATCTACTTGAGCAACCTGGCTGCTGCCGACCTTGTCCTGGTGTCCTGTTTGCCGTTCTGGGCTGTCAACATCTCCAATAATTTCAATTGGCCCTTTGGTCAATTCATGTGCAAAGTCGTCAATGTGGGCATAAAGATGAATGTCTACTGCAGCATCTACTTCCTTGTTCTGGTTAGCATAGATCGCTACATAGCACTGGTGCATACGATGTCATACGGAAGAATGCGCAGACCAAAGTATGCCAAACTAGGTAGTCTGCTGACATGGGGTTTCGGCTTGCTCCTAAGTGTCCCTGCACTCGTCTTTAGGGAAGTGAGACATTTCCCTCAGTATGGTATGGTATGCTTTCTGGCCTACCCAAGCCACACCGTAGAGCTGCTCTGTGACGGGATGTTGATAGTTTTTAGCTTTATAATTCCAATTTCAATTATCACATTCTGCACCTACAAGATCATTCAGGCTTTGCATGTCCAGGCAATAGAGAGGATCAACGCAGAGAAGACAGAGCAAAAGGCCACCACTCTAGTACTGGCGGTCCTTCTGGCCTTCCTCATCTGCTGGGTACCATTCCACATGGTCACCATACTGGATGTGCTCCTACGAGCTGAAGTCCTCGGAGGCTGTCACCTATCGGGCGCCATCGACATCTGCAACCAGATATTCACCTACTTAGCCTTTTTCAATAGCGTTCTCAATCCCATCCTCTACGTCATTGTAGGAAAGAACTTCCGCAAAAAAGTGTGGGAAGTCCTCCATCAGTGGAGTAACAAATCGAAAAGCACTGAGTCCGTACGTTCAAATCTGTCCTCTACGCTGAAGACTTTGgtataa
- the LOC125023234 gene encoding B2 bradykinin receptor-like, which translates to MENTTRAELVCNHTDAWDWVYTMQPAYMSIICLLGIIGNSFVLCVFCLQKRRSSVADIYLSNLAAADLLMVSCLPFWVATIINKFHWKFGEVMCQLINIVIGMNYYCSVLFLTVVSVDRYLALTRPLSQGRQRQALWARGICCSIWIAGILLSFPAVLFRSVEFFPHLGIDACYVAYPHEGWRLRYNMTVTIVGFLIPVPVVSFCSYHITKAIRRSQRMRKGSRGSVEKKAAHLVLVVLAVFILCWLPYQILIFLDTLDHYEVITGCTWAYVLDIGNQLATYLGYSNSSLNPFLYVVVGKHFKQRAREVLGVLMCQRKQQWKKPGLSNANNSSKQTETSKM; encoded by the coding sequence ATGGAGAATACCACAAGAGCTGAGCTTGTCTGCAACCACACAGATGCATGGGACTGGGTGTACACCATGCAGCCTGCTTACATGTCCATCATCTGCCTTCTGGGAATTATTGGCAACTCCTTTGTGCTTTGCGTGTTCTGTCTCCAGAAGCGGCGCAGCTCTGTTGCCGACATTTACCTGAGCAACCTGGCAGCTGCCGATCTCCTCATGGTTTCCTGTCTGCCATTCTGGGTAGCAACCATTATCAACAAGTTCCACTGGAAATTTGGGGAAGTCATGTGCCAGCTTATCAACATAGTCATTGGGATGAATTATTACTGCAGTGTGTTGTTTCTTACAGTTGTGAGTGTGGACAGATACCTGGCCCTCACAAGACCCCTCTCCCAAGGCAGACAGAGGCAGGCCCTGTGGGCACGCGGGATTTGCTGCAGTATCTGGATTGCAGGGATCTTGCTTAGCTTCCCTGCTGTCCTCTTCCGCTCCGTGGAGTTCTTCCCTCATCTGGGCATCGACGCTTGCTACGTAGCATACCCCCACGAAGGCTGGAGACTGCGCTACAACATGACTGTAACCATAGTGGGCTTCCTCATCCCTGTGcctgttgtgtcattttgtaGTTACCACATCACCAAAGCCATTCGAAGGAGTCAGAGGATGAGAAAAGGCAGCAGAGGGAGTGTGGAGAAGAAGGCAGCACATCTGGTCCTTGTTGTTCTAGCTGTGTTCATATTGTGCTGGCTTCCCTACCAGATTCTAATCTTCCTGGACACTTTGGATCACTATGAAGTCATCACTGGATGTACTTGGGCATATGTGTTGGACATTGGCAACCAGTTAGCCACTTACCTTGGTTACAGTAACAGCTCATTGAATCCTTTTCTGTATGTAGTTGTTGGAAAGCACTTCAAGCAAAGGGCAAGGGAAGTGTTGGGAGTCTTAATGTGCCAGAGGAAACAACAGTGGAAGAAGCCTGGTCTTTCAAATGCTAATAACTCATCGAAACAAACAGAGACTTCTAAAATGTAG
- the bdkrb1 gene encoding B1 bradykinin receptor, giving the protein MESVEHINMSAVRSENSTAFLPFTTLKSPVLADWELVQAIVPPYVFILSLLGLLFNSFVLLVFVAHKDRLTVAEIYLSNLALADFILFCGLPFWAMNILNNYNWPYGDALCKIVNSIIIVNYYTSMYTLVMISIDRYFALVKPIKSRWFRRTVYAKVVCFILWIIGLLLSTPTMAHRKVEFVEEYVIFACMLDYTHSFWKLAHQILMNMVGFVIPVLIIVFSSGNIIRVLSQRKERVGFRDTSDTKATVLVCTVTLLFLLCWVPFHVFTFLDTLCDVQVLDEELWFHTLDIGGQFSVYLAFLKSALNPMFYVFSGQYFRRKVSAIYGRTRYQRRGSDMTTYQRSVVSTYINTTEQVKAVLIVSGKHKM; this is encoded by the coding sequence ATGGAGTCAGTGGAGCATATAAATATGTCGGCAGTGAGGTCGGAAAACAGCACCGCATTCCTACCATTCACTACGCTGAAGTCTCCAGTCCTCGCAGACTGGGAGCTCGTCCAAGCCATCGTTCCCCCGTACGTCTTCATCTTATCCCTCTTAGGCCTTCTCTTCAACAGCTTTGTCCTTCTGGTGTTTGTAGCCCACAAGGACCGACTGACTGTAGCGGAGATCTATCTGAGCAACCTGGCTCTGGCTGACTTCATACTCTTTTGTGGGCTCCCTTTCTGGGCGATGAACAtcctcaacaactacaactgGCCGTATGGAGACGCCCTGTGCAAAATTGTCAACTCCATCATCATCGTCAATTACTACACCAGCATGTACACCTTGGTCATGATTAGTATTGACCGCTACTTTGCTCTGGTGAAGCCCATAAAGTCCAGATGGTTCAGACGGACAGTTTACGCAAAAGTGGTCTGCTTCATCTTGTGGATAATCGGGCTCTTGCTAAGCACGCCAACCATGGCTCACAGAAAGGTGGAGTTCGTGGAGGAGTACGTGATATTTGCCTGTATGCTGGATTACACTCACAGCTTTTGGAAGTTAGCCCATCAGATTCTGATGAACATGGTGGGCTTTGTTATCCCTGTCCTGATCATTGTTTTCAGCTCTGGAAATATAATCAGGGTTTTATCTCAGAGAAAGGAGAGGGTAGGTTTTCGTGACACAAGTGACACAAAGGCCACGGTGTTGGTGTGCACTGTCACGCtgctatttttattatgttgggTTCCTTTCCATGTATTCACCTTCCTTGACACACTCTGTGATGTCCAGGTGTTGGATGAGGAACTATGGTTCCACACTCTCGACATAGGAGGACAGTTTTCAGTGTATCTTGCTTTTCTCAAGAGCGCATTGAACCCTATGTTTTATGTCTTCTCCGGGCAATACTTCAGGAGGAAAGTAAGCGCCATCTACGGAAGGACTAGATATCAACGTAGAGGATCAGACATGACCACATATCAGCGGTCAGTTGTTTCCACTTACATCAACACAACGGAGCAAGTTAAGGCTGTGCTCATTGTTagtggaaaacacaaaatgtga
- the LOC125023870 gene encoding B2 bradykinin receptor-like has product MDGNQTKTNASLCLYWPIEWHYLASYWYILVICVLGIVFNVFVLTVLCLHKKACTAAEIYLSNLAAADLPLLSALPFWAQYVVKVFEWPFGRGLCKMVNVFMIMSGYCSIYSLVLISIDRYLALVFPLSHERLRRPLLAKVGCLVVWVLSFVLSVPDLIYRDVKIYSDNSTVCTINYPNYATEMGCEIMQIMLIFIIPIFIISFYSLKTFQALRNRPIEGVSVQKRAKKATLLIVAALLVFLICWIPFHMMVIIYILENVNVLMLTCNTLIFMYVWYPISMYLKIFTSVLNPILYVFVGKNFRKKVKEISKCQK; this is encoded by the coding sequence ATGGatggaaaccaaaccaaaacgaATGCATCTCTGTGTCTATATTGGCCCATTGAGTGGCATTACCTTGCAAGTTATTGGTACATCCTGGTCATCTGTGTGCTTGGAATtgtctttaatgtgtttgtgttgacggTTCTCTGCCTCCACAAGAAGGCCTGCACTGCGGCGGAGATCTACTTGAGTAACCTGGCTGCTGCTGACCTCCCTTTGCTGTCTGCTTTACCTTTCTGGGCTCAATATGTTGTCAAAGTATTTGAGTGGCCCTTTGGTAGAGGCCTGtgcaaaatggtcaatgttttcATGATCATGAGTGGCTACTGCAGCATCTACTCCCTCGTTCTGATTAGCATTGACCGTTATTTGGCGCTGGTGTTCCCGTTGTCCCATGAAAGGCTGCGTAGGCCACTTCTTGCCAAAGTGGGATGTCTAGTGGTGTGGGTGTTATCCTTTGTCCTGAGTGTCCCTGATCTCATCTACAGGGATGTTAAGATATACTCTGATAATTCTACCGTATGCACAATAAATTATCCAAATTACGCTACAGAAATGGGCTGTGAAATAATGCaaattatgttaatattcatTATTCCTATCTTCATTATTTCCTTCTACAGTCTTAAAACATTTCAGGCTCTGAGAAATAGGCCTATTGAAGGCGTAAGCGTTCAGAAAAGGGCGAAGAAGGCCACTTTGCTCATCGTGGCAGCCCTCCTGGTTTTCCTGATTTGCTGGATACCATTCCACATGATGGTGATAATATACATATTGGAAAATGTTAATGTTCTGATGTTGACATGTAACACTTTAATCTTTATGTACGTCTGGTACCCAATCTCCATGTACCTAAAGATATTCACCAGTGTTCTCAACCCCATTCTCTACGTCTTTGTGGGGAAAAACTTCCGCAAAAAAGTTAAGGAAATCAGCAAGTGTCAGAAATGA
- the LOC125023216 gene encoding B2 bradykinin receptor-like codes for MDGNQTETNASSCLYQPPEWLHPVTYWYILVICVLGIVFNVFVLTVFCLHKKACTVAEIYLSNLAAADLLLMFCLPFWAENVNKKYDWPFGGGLCKMVNVFIIMNAYSSIYSLVLISIDRYLALVFPLSHERLRRPLLAKVGCLVVWVLSFLLSVPQLIYRDVKIIDNSTACAIYYPNDATHAGCEIMQIMFVFIIPVFIISICTFKIIQTLRCRYRDGLNIQKKEKRATFLVLAVLLAFLVCWIPFHIMKIIDTLDYVEVLTLTCNTRIFIYMWHPILLYFAFFNSVLNPILYVIVGKNFRKKVREVFKQWSHRRRATFSLTSMRTQMTKS; via the coding sequence ATGGATGGAAACCAAACCGAAACGAATGCATCTTCGTGTCTATATCAGCCCCCTGAGTGGCTCCACCCTGTGACTTATTGGTACATCCTGGTCATCTGTGTGCTTGGAATtgtctttaatgtgtttgtgttgacggTTTTCTGCCTCCACAAGAAGGCCTGCACTGTGGCGGAGATCTACTTGAGTAACCTGGCTGCTGCTGACCTTCTTCTGATGTTCTGTTTGCCTTTCTGGGctgaaaatgttaacaaaaaatATGACTGGCCCTTTGGTGGAGGCCTGtgcaaaatggtcaatgttttcATCATCATGAATGCCTACAGCAGCATCTACTCCCTCGTTCTGATTAGCATTGACCGTTATTTGGCGCTTGTGTTCCCATTGTCCCATGAAAGGCTGCGTAGGCCACTTCTTGCCAAAGTGGGATGTCTAGTGGTGTGGGTGTTATCCTTTCTCCTGAGTGTCCCTCAGCTCATCTACAGGGATGTTAAGATAATTGATAATTCTACCGCATGCGCAATATATTATCCAAATGACGCTACACACGCAGGCTGTGAAATAATGCAAATTATGTTCGTATTCATTATTCCTGTCTTCATTATTTCCATCTGcactttcaaaataattcaaactctGAGATGCAGGTATAGAGATGGATTAAACATtcagaaaaaggagaagagggcCACCTTTCTGGTTCTGGCAGTCCTCCTGGCTTTCCTGGTTTGCTGGATACCATTCCACATTATGAAGATAATAGACACATTGGATTATGTTGAAGTTCTGACGTTGACATGTAACACTAGAATCTTTATTTACATGTGGCACCCAATCCTACTGTATTTTGCCTTCTTCAACAGTGTTCTCAACCCCATTCTCTACGTCATCGTGGGGAAAAACTTCCGCAAAAAAGTTAGGGAAGTCTTCAAGCAGTGGAGTCATAGGAGAAGGGCAACCTTCAGCCTCACCTCCATGCGCACTCAAATGACAAAGTCATGA